A single window of Paraburkholderia youngii DNA harbors:
- a CDS encoding NAD(P)/FAD-dependent oxidoreductase: MNNYDVVVIGAGVIGTSVAFHLQKLGARNVLVLDRATIGAGTTSQSSGILRTHYSVKENVELARKSWSVFNDFAAYLGDEEASCGLVKCGYMIVSADNEKLEPLRASLEQQKAQGIPLELLDAQQAKERMPIAIFDDAALIGYEPEAGFADAYLTATSFARAARRGGVTIRENVTVNRLLIESGKVVGVSTSVGDFSTGAVISTQNIWTPELAGWTGRTLPLAPERHAVLALECPEAPYTFQMPVFKDLASEGMLYYRSYGGNRMLVSEGVVGEKLSTADTEQGDIPMDYVVDVGAQVAERFPAYETAGIASSWTGVYDVTPDWNPVLGALPGIDGLVVGYGFSGHGFKLSPTVGKILAQAALGRPIDVSLKPYSIERFATGELLTGKYGLGAVS, encoded by the coding sequence GTGAACAACTACGATGTTGTCGTAATTGGAGCTGGGGTGATCGGTACCTCGGTCGCGTTTCACCTACAAAAGCTGGGCGCCAGAAACGTGCTGGTACTCGACCGCGCGACCATTGGCGCAGGCACGACGTCACAATCGTCTGGCATTCTGAGAACGCATTATTCGGTAAAGGAAAACGTCGAATTGGCACGTAAGTCGTGGTCGGTGTTCAACGATTTCGCTGCCTATCTTGGCGACGAAGAAGCTTCTTGCGGCCTGGTCAAGTGCGGCTACATGATCGTCTCGGCGGATAACGAAAAACTTGAACCGCTCCGTGCATCGCTGGAGCAACAGAAGGCCCAGGGTATTCCCCTCGAACTGCTCGATGCGCAGCAGGCAAAAGAACGCATGCCGATTGCCATCTTCGACGACGCCGCGCTAATCGGCTATGAACCGGAAGCTGGGTTCGCGGATGCATATCTCACTGCAACCAGCTTCGCACGCGCCGCGCGACGTGGCGGCGTGACGATCCGCGAGAACGTTACTGTGAACAGGCTGTTGATCGAGAGCGGAAAGGTGGTGGGCGTGTCGACGAGCGTGGGCGATTTCAGTACCGGTGCCGTTATCAGCACGCAAAACATCTGGACGCCGGAGCTGGCTGGCTGGACCGGCAGGACGCTCCCACTTGCGCCGGAACGTCACGCAGTTCTTGCGCTCGAGTGCCCCGAAGCGCCCTACACTTTCCAGATGCCGGTATTCAAGGATCTCGCATCGGAAGGCATGCTGTATTACCGCAGTTACGGCGGGAACCGGATGCTGGTCAGCGAAGGAGTGGTCGGCGAGAAACTGAGCACGGCAGACACCGAACAGGGAGACATCCCGATGGACTATGTCGTCGATGTCGGCGCACAGGTCGCCGAGCGTTTCCCGGCATACGAGACGGCAGGCATCGCGTCTTCATGGACCGGTGTCTATGACGTGACGCCGGACTGGAATCCCGTGCTCGGCGCGCTGCCAGGTATCGATGGCCTGGTGGTCGGCTATGGCTTCTCGGGCCACGGCTTCAAGCTTTCGCCCACGGTTGGGAAGATACTCGCACAGGCTGCGCTGGGTCGGCCGATAGATGTCTCGCTCAAACCCTACTCTATCGAGCGGTTCGCCACCGGCGAGCTGCTGACCGGCAAGTATGGCCTCGGCGCCGTTTCGTGA
- a CDS encoding electron transfer flavoprotein subunit beta/FixA family protein encodes MKVMAAVKRVVDYNVKVRVKADQTGVDIGNVKMSINPFDEIAVEAATRLKEAGVAHDVIAVTCGPAQSGETLRTALAIGADRALHIQTEAELQPLGVAKLLKAVVEREQPQLVILGKQAIDDDAGQTGQMLAALLDWPQATFASAIEIEGNVATVTREVDGGLEVLQLDLPAIVTTDLRLNEPRYVTLPNIMKAKKKPMDTVTPADLGVDPAPRLKTLKVAEPAARKAGVRVTDVATLIDKLKNEAKVI; translated from the coding sequence ATGAAGGTCATGGCAGCAGTTAAACGCGTTGTCGACTACAACGTAAAGGTCCGCGTGAAGGCTGATCAGACGGGCGTCGACATAGGGAACGTAAAGATGTCGATTAATCCTTTTGACGAGATCGCCGTCGAGGCGGCGACTCGCCTGAAGGAGGCTGGAGTCGCTCACGACGTGATCGCGGTCACTTGCGGCCCCGCGCAAAGCGGCGAGACTCTGCGTACGGCGCTCGCTATCGGTGCCGATCGCGCTCTGCATATCCAGACTGAAGCTGAACTGCAACCGCTGGGGGTCGCAAAGCTGCTGAAGGCCGTGGTCGAGCGCGAGCAACCGCAGCTCGTCATTCTCGGCAAGCAGGCCATTGACGACGACGCCGGTCAGACCGGCCAAATGCTCGCCGCACTTCTCGACTGGCCGCAAGCCACATTCGCAAGCGCTATCGAGATCGAGGGTAACGTCGCCACTGTTACCCGGGAAGTAGACGGCGGCCTCGAAGTGCTTCAGCTGGATCTTCCGGCCATCGTAACGACTGACTTGCGGCTGAACGAGCCACGTTACGTGACGCTACCCAACATCATGAAAGCGAAGAAGAAACCGATGGACACGGTCACGCCGGCCGATCTCGGCGTGGATCCCGCGCCGCGGCTGAAGACGCTGAAAGTCGCCGAGCCGGCCGCCCGCAAGGCGGGAGTACGCGTGACGGACGTCGCCACATTGATCGACAAACTGAAGAATGAAGCAAAGGTGATCTGA
- a CDS encoding electron transfer flavoprotein subunit alpha/FixB family protein translates to MTTLVIAEHRDAAVSSATLHTVNAARQLNNGVHMLVTGYNAHPVAETAARIEGVDVVILIDAHILADGLAENIAAQVIALAPSYTHVLFAATAAGKTVAPRVAAKLDASQISDVIAIHSADTFDRPIYADNAIATVQCDDAIKVATIRTTAFDAAPATGGSASIVTIEAAEGTRRVRFVRREVAENERPELTSARIVISGGRGMGSAENFALLDPLAQKLGAAVGASRAAVDSGFAPNDWQVGQTGKIVAPQLYIAVGISGAIQHLAGMKDSKVIVAVNKDPEAPIFGIADYGLVGDLFSVLPELTSQI, encoded by the coding sequence ATGACCACACTCGTCATTGCGGAACACAGAGACGCGGCGGTCTCGTCCGCCACACTGCACACAGTCAACGCAGCGCGCCAGCTCAATAACGGCGTGCACATGCTTGTCACAGGTTATAACGCGCATCCCGTCGCCGAAACCGCAGCCAGAATCGAAGGCGTCGACGTCGTCATTCTGATCGATGCGCATATTCTGGCCGATGGCCTGGCGGAAAACATCGCCGCACAGGTGATTGCACTGGCGCCGTCTTATACACATGTGCTGTTCGCTGCGACTGCTGCGGGCAAGACCGTCGCACCGCGTGTTGCTGCAAAACTCGACGCATCTCAGATCTCGGACGTCATCGCCATTCATTCGGCCGATACGTTCGACCGTCCGATCTATGCAGACAACGCCATCGCAACCGTGCAGTGCGACGATGCGATCAAGGTAGCGACGATCCGCACTACCGCTTTCGACGCCGCGCCCGCGACTGGCGGCAGCGCATCAATTGTCACGATCGAAGCTGCCGAAGGTACACGGCGGGTACGTTTCGTGCGTCGCGAAGTGGCTGAAAACGAGCGGCCGGAACTAACGTCAGCACGAATCGTCATCTCGGGTGGGCGCGGTATGGGTAGTGCGGAGAACTTTGCGTTACTCGATCCGCTGGCACAGAAGCTCGGTGCGGCGGTAGGTGCGTCACGAGCCGCGGTGGACTCGGGTTTCGCTCCGAACGACTGGCAGGTAGGACAGACCGGCAAGATCGTCGCTCCGCAGTTGTATATCGCCGTGGGCATTTCCGGTGCGATTCAGCATCTGGCCGGCATGAAGGACTCAAAAGTCATCGTCGCTGTGAATAAGGATCCAGAAGCGCCGATCTTTGGAATTGCAGATTATGGGCTGGTCGGCGATCTCTTTTCTGTATTACCGGAGCTAACGAGCCAGATCTGA